From a single Paramormyrops kingsleyae isolate MSU_618 chromosome 14, PKINGS_0.4, whole genome shotgun sequence genomic region:
- the chp1 gene encoding calcineurin B homologous protein 1 produces MGSRASTLLREEEIEEIKKETGFSHSQITRLYSRFTSLDKGENGTLSREDFQRIPELAINPLGDRIINAFFPEGEDQVNFRGFMRTLAHFRPIEDNEKNKDPTASEPLNSRNNKLRFAFRLYDLDRDDKISRDELLQVLRMMVGVNISDEQLGSIADRTIQEADQNGDNSISFNEFIKVLEKVDVEQKMSIRFLH; encoded by the exons ATGGGATCCAGAGCGTCGACGTTACTGAGGGAGGAAGAGATTGAAGAAATCAAGAAGGAAACTGGCT TTTCTCACAGTCAGATCACCAGGCTATACAGTCGCTTCACCAGCCTAGATAAAGGAGAGAATGGCACGCTCAG CCGGGAGGATTTCCAGAGGATTCCAGAGTTGGCCATTAATCCACTCGGAGACCGGATCATTAATGCGTTTTTTCCAGAAGG AGAAGATCAGGTGAACTTCCGAGGGTTTATGCGAACATTGGCACATTTCCGTCCCATCGAGGATAACGAGAAGAACAAGGATCCCACTGCTAGCGAGCCTCTCAATAGCAGGAATAACAAGCTGCGTT TTGCTTTTCGACTGTACGACTTGGACAGGGATGATAAAATCTCCAGGGATGAACTCCTGCAG GTGTTGAGAATGATGGTTGGTGTTAACATCTCAGATGAGCAATTGGGCAGTATTGCAGACCGGACCATACAAGAGGCTGATCAAAATGGGGACAACTCCATCTCATTCAATGAGTTTATCAAG GTTTTGGAGAAGGTCGACGTAGAGCAGAAGATGAGCATCCGCTTCCTGCACTAG
- the lgmn gene encoding legumain isoform X2, with protein MLAHAAALLGFALALTVNVASAEQPHDGKNWVLIVAGSNGWYNYRHQADVCHAYQIVHKNGIPDEQIVVMMYDDLAQNEANPTPGVVINRPNGTDVYKGVPKDYIGEAVTPANFLAVLTGDAAKVTGGSGKVLKSGPNDHVFVYFTDHGAPGLLAFPSDDLHVNDLMNAINYMHDNKKYKKLVFYIEACESGSMMNHLPTDIEVYATTAANPHESSYACYYDEKRDTYLGDWYSVNWMEDSDVANLSKETLQKQFKIVKSHTNTSHVMQYGNKTLSHMKVVEFQGNPKTSIQPATPVTLTPVNEPDLTPSPDVPLAILKRKLMASNDIVIARKYIREINAHLKVRDLLRNTMEEVVNKVTRDPKKSQEILNDKQDLTEFQCYQKAVEHYKSRCFNWHKSEYEYALRQLYALVNLCENRYPHERILQAMDDVCSFRA; from the exons ATGCTGGCACACGCTGCAGCTCTCCTGGGCTTTGCCCTGGCACTAACCGTGAATgtggcctcagcagaacagccTCACGATGGGAAGAACTGGGTCTTAATTGTGGCAGGCTCCAACGGCTGGTACAACTATAGACACCAG GCAGATGTTTGTCATGCATATCAAATTGTCCATAAGAATGGCATTCCGGACGAGCAGATTGTTGTAATGATGTATGATGACCTGGCACAGAATGAAGC TAACCCAACCCCCGGAGTGGTGATCAACAGACCCAATGGGACTGATGTGTACAAAGGAGTTCCAAAGGACTACATTGGAGAA GCCGTGACCCCTGCCAACTTCCTGGCTGTGCTTACGGGTGATGCAGCAAAAGTTACCGGAGGCTCTGGAAAGGTTCTGAAAAG TGGTCCAAATGATCATGTGTTCGTGTACTTCACTGACCACGGGGCACCGGGTCTTCTAGCCTTTCCCAGCGATGAT CTCCACGTTAATGACCTCATGAATGCCATCAATTACATGCATGACAACAAGAAGTACAAAAAG CTGGTGTTCTACATTGAGGCTTGTGAGTCTGGGTCTATGATGAATCACCTGCCCACAGACATTGAgg tttatgCCACGACGGCTGCCAACCCTCATGAATCTTCCTACGCCTGCTACTATGACGAGAAGAGAGACACCTATTTGGGAGACTGGTACagcgtgaactggatggaggaTTCTGATGTGGCAA ACCTGTCCAAAGAGACACTACAGAAGCAGTTTAAGATCGTAAAGAGCCACACTAACACCAGTCATGTCATGCAATATGGAAATAAA ACTCTAAGCCATATGAAGGTGGTGGAATTTCAGGGAAACCCCAAAACCAGCATACAGCCTGCCACCCCTGTTACTCTGACACCTGTGAATGAACCTGACCTGACCCCAAGCCCAGATGTGCCTCTAGCTATTCTGAAGAGGAAGCTAATGGCTTCCAATGACATAGTTATAGCTAGGAAGTACATTAGGGAAATCAATGCGCACCTAAAG GTAAGAGACTTGCTTAGGAATACCATGGAGGAGGTGGTGAACAAAGTGACCCGCGACCCAAAGAAGTCTCAAGAGATCCTTAATGACAAGCAAGATCTCACAGAGTTCCAGTGTTACCAAAAAGCAGTCGAACACTACAAGTCCCGTTGTTTCAACTGGCACAAATCTGAG TATGAATATGCCCTGAGACAACTCTATGCTTTAGTGAATCTGTGTGAGAACAGATACCCACATGAAAG GATCCTGCAAGCCATGGATGATGTGTGCAGTTTCAGAGCGTAA
- the lgmn gene encoding legumain isoform X1, protein MLAHAAALLGFALALTVNVASAEQPHDGKNWVLIVAGSNGWYNYRHQADVCHAYQIVHKNGIPDEQIVVMMYDDLAQNEANPTPGVVINRPNGTDVYKGVPKDYIGEAVTPANFLAVLTGDAAKVTGGSGKVLKSGPNDHVFVYFTDHGAPGLLAFPSDDLHVNDLMNAINYMHDNKKYKKLVFYIEACESGSMMNHLPTDIEVYATTAANPHESSYACYYDEKRDTYLGDWYSVNWMEDSDVEDLSKETLQKQFKIVKSHTNTSHVMQYGNKTLSHMKVVEFQGNPKTSIQPATPVTLTPVNEPDLTPSPDVPLAILKRKLMASNDIVIARKYIREINAHLKVRDLLRNTMEEVVNKVTRDPKKSQEILNDKQDLTEFQCYQKAVEHYKSRCFNWHKSEYEYALRQLYALVNLCENRYPHERILQAMDDVCSFRA, encoded by the exons ATGCTGGCACACGCTGCAGCTCTCCTGGGCTTTGCCCTGGCACTAACCGTGAATgtggcctcagcagaacagccTCACGATGGGAAGAACTGGGTCTTAATTGTGGCAGGCTCCAACGGCTGGTACAACTATAGACACCAG GCAGATGTTTGTCATGCATATCAAATTGTCCATAAGAATGGCATTCCGGACGAGCAGATTGTTGTAATGATGTATGATGACCTGGCACAGAATGAAGC TAACCCAACCCCCGGAGTGGTGATCAACAGACCCAATGGGACTGATGTGTACAAAGGAGTTCCAAAGGACTACATTGGAGAA GCCGTGACCCCTGCCAACTTCCTGGCTGTGCTTACGGGTGATGCAGCAAAAGTTACCGGAGGCTCTGGAAAGGTTCTGAAAAG TGGTCCAAATGATCATGTGTTCGTGTACTTCACTGACCACGGGGCACCGGGTCTTCTAGCCTTTCCCAGCGATGAT CTCCACGTTAATGACCTCATGAATGCCATCAATTACATGCATGACAACAAGAAGTACAAAAAG CTGGTGTTCTACATTGAGGCTTGTGAGTCTGGGTCTATGATGAATCACCTGCCCACAGACATTGAgg tttatgCCACGACGGCTGCCAACCCTCATGAATCTTCCTACGCCTGCTACTATGACGAGAAGAGAGACACCTATTTGGGAGACTGGTACagcgtgaactggatggaggaTTCTGATGTG GAAGACCTGTCCAAAGAGACACTACAGAAGCAGTTTAAGATCGTAAAGAGCCACACTAACACCAGTCATGTCATGCAATATGGAAATAAA ACTCTAAGCCATATGAAGGTGGTGGAATTTCAGGGAAACCCCAAAACCAGCATACAGCCTGCCACCCCTGTTACTCTGACACCTGTGAATGAACCTGACCTGACCCCAAGCCCAGATGTGCCTCTAGCTATTCTGAAGAGGAAGCTAATGGCTTCCAATGACATAGTTATAGCTAGGAAGTACATTAGGGAAATCAATGCGCACCTAAAG GTAAGAGACTTGCTTAGGAATACCATGGAGGAGGTGGTGAACAAAGTGACCCGCGACCCAAAGAAGTCTCAAGAGATCCTTAATGACAAGCAAGATCTCACAGAGTTCCAGTGTTACCAAAAAGCAGTCGAACACTACAAGTCCCGTTGTTTCAACTGGCACAAATCTGAG TATGAATATGCCCTGAGACAACTCTATGCTTTAGTGAATCTGTGTGAGAACAGATACCCACATGAAAG GATCCTGCAAGCCATGGATGATGTGTGCAGTTTCAGAGCGTAA